In a single window of the Candidatus Flexicrinis proximus genome:
- the dmsB gene encoding dimethylsulfoxide reductase subunit B: protein MAKQLGFHVNLSACSGCKACQIACKDKNDLTDDRMWRRVITVEGGEWIQRGDAWLNNIFGYFLSSACMHCENPLCVEVCPTSAMWKREEDGIVLIDQDKCIGCRYCEWACPYGAPQFDATAGVMSKCNMCFDYVDAGQKPACVSACQMRVLEFGDVEELRVKYGALNDVYPLPDPSLTSPSIVYTPHEDTIRATTDSVELANREEL, encoded by the coding sequence ATGGCTAAACAACTCGGATTTCATGTGAACCTGAGCGCGTGTTCTGGCTGCAAGGCCTGCCAGATTGCGTGCAAAGACAAGAACGACCTTACCGACGATCGTATGTGGCGTCGTGTCATCACGGTTGAAGGCGGCGAATGGATTCAGCGCGGCGACGCCTGGCTGAACAACATCTTCGGATACTTCCTGTCTTCGGCCTGTATGCACTGTGAGAACCCCCTCTGTGTTGAAGTGTGTCCAACATCTGCGATGTGGAAGCGCGAAGAAGACGGCATAGTGCTGATCGATCAGGACAAATGCATTGGCTGCCGTTACTGCGAATGGGCGTGCCCGTACGGAGCGCCGCAGTTTGATGCAACCGCCGGTGTCATGAGCAAATGCAATATGTGCTTCGACTACGTGGACGCCGGGCAGAAGCCCGCCTGTGTCTCGGCCTGCCAGATGCGAGTTCTCGAATTCGGCGACGTTGAGGAACTGCGCGTGAAGTACGGTGCGCTAAACGATGTATACCCGTTGCCGGATCCGTCGCTTACGTCTCCCTCAATTGTATACACACCACACGAGGACACGATCCGTGCCACCACGGACTCCGTTGAACTCGCTAACCGAGAGGAGCTGTAA
- a CDS encoding molecular chaperone TorD family protein, which yields MNTHWAEQFIAHQLAYSFLSKALYEPPDPEFMSVLTGQELFADWPLDSSDVDTLTGLGLLRDFCRQWDESQTFALKQDYSRLFLGPSALLAPPWESVYRSPDHLMFEKQTLEVRHEFSRFGMRIPNLTTEPEDHIGLELRFIAYLCGAGLSAIERDDAKQFSIITQEIQHFLKEHLLQWADECLTRIIEHSQGDYYRGVAMLTRGTLAHTSRHFEVLLKERA from the coding sequence ATGAATACACACTGGGCAGAACAATTCATCGCGCACCAGCTCGCCTACAGCTTCTTGAGCAAGGCCCTCTACGAGCCGCCTGATCCAGAGTTCATGAGTGTGCTCACGGGGCAAGAGCTGTTTGCCGACTGGCCGCTCGACAGCAGTGACGTGGACACTCTGACCGGGCTTGGCTTATTGCGGGACTTCTGCCGCCAGTGGGACGAGTCGCAGACTTTTGCCCTGAAGCAGGATTACTCACGCTTATTCCTGGGGCCGTCCGCCCTGCTTGCCCCTCCCTGGGAGTCGGTGTATCGAAGCCCAGATCATCTCATGTTCGAGAAGCAAACGCTGGAAGTCCGTCACGAATTCAGCCGGTTTGGCATGCGCATTCCTAACCTCACCACCGAGCCGGAAGACCATATCGGACTCGAGCTGCGGTTTATTGCATATCTGTGCGGCGCGGGTCTGAGCGCGATTGAACGGGACGACGCCAAACAGTTTTCAATCATTACGCAGGAAATTCAGCACTTCCTGAAGGAGCATCTGCTTCAATGGGCGGACGAGTGCCTGACCAGAATCATCGAGCACTCCCAGGGTGATTACTATCGGGGCGTTGCCATGTTGACCCGGGGAACTCTGGCCCATACATCACGCCACTTCGAGGTTCTCCTGAAGGAGCGCGCGTAG
- a CDS encoding 4Fe-4S binding protein produces the protein MNLLRIALAAEKWTAGHPAITTAPELCLNVRDKDMRCRHCVDLCPTEAIALDPHVQLNPEACIHCGLCLHGCPTGVFEGDDGAYQVLHCITQLAEHDVIEIACPLHPSPATGSQDAGGVITTTGCLSMLGVSTYLGIRALGIGKTIVRLDACAECALCALQPKIEATIGNARQFLDQPDSIEIVTQTPSQETVSRPVYAANNPPVSRRRLFRMLASPEESSGEQVVSHFKAQPAEDDSRLPPERRRILASLRALQATDPQASLRGQWFTLLQASGACTACGLCARICPTDALQFYETEEVFSLAFSAANCINCGLCVSLCEAQALQYSGSPTWADIVDGAVVTLRSGTLKHCKKCHVAFVGPDDYCPTCDFRRRNPFGHSILPRKSPPKR, from the coding sequence GTGAACCTGCTTCGCATTGCGCTCGCGGCTGAGAAATGGACGGCGGGTCATCCAGCGATCACCACTGCCCCTGAGCTGTGCCTGAACGTACGCGACAAAGACATGCGCTGCCGACACTGCGTTGATCTCTGTCCGACGGAAGCGATAGCACTCGATCCCCACGTGCAGCTCAATCCCGAAGCCTGTATTCACTGTGGGCTGTGTCTGCACGGCTGCCCTACAGGCGTGTTCGAGGGGGACGATGGCGCTTACCAAGTGCTGCACTGCATCACACAGCTTGCCGAACACGACGTCATAGAAATCGCCTGTCCATTGCATCCCTCACCCGCGACCGGCAGCCAAGATGCCGGCGGCGTGATAACGACCACGGGCTGCCTGTCGATGCTGGGTGTTTCCACCTATTTGGGAATACGGGCGCTGGGAATCGGAAAGACCATTGTTCGACTGGATGCATGCGCCGAGTGTGCGTTATGCGCCTTGCAGCCGAAAATCGAAGCAACCATAGGGAATGCCCGGCAGTTCCTGGACCAGCCGGATTCGATAGAGATTGTGACGCAAACGCCATCTCAAGAGACGGTGTCAAGACCGGTCTATGCCGCAAACAATCCACCTGTATCACGCCGCCGACTATTCAGGATGCTTGCTTCACCGGAAGAATCCAGTGGTGAGCAAGTCGTGTCGCACTTCAAAGCGCAGCCGGCCGAAGACGATAGTCGCTTGCCGCCGGAACGCCGGCGTATACTGGCTTCGCTGCGCGCATTGCAGGCAACCGATCCACAGGCCAGCCTTCGCGGCCAATGGTTCACCCTTCTGCAGGCATCCGGCGCGTGTACGGCATGCGGTCTGTGCGCGCGTATATGCCCAACAGACGCACTGCAGTTCTACGAAACGGAGGAGGTGTTTTCGCTCGCCTTCTCAGCGGCAAATTGCATCAACTGTGGTCTGTGCGTAAGCCTCTGCGAAGCTCAGGCTCTGCAATATAGCGGCTCTCCGACATGGGCCGACATAGTCGACGGCGCAGTCGTTACCCTTCGCTCAGGCACGCTCAAGCATTGTAAGAAGTGTCATGTGGCGTTTGTGGGGCCTGACGATTACTGTCCGACCTGCGACTTCCGCCGCAGAAACCCATTTGGGCATAGTATTCTGCCCCGGAAGTCGCCGCCAAAACGCTAA
- a CDS encoding molybdenum cofactor guanylyltransferase, giving the protein MISDVSIAILAGGQSRRMGTDKSFVTLNGKTMIERVLDQVLALDLPVVIVANQVERYSDFGLPVFPDVIEGKGSLGGLYTALFHSSTTYTVCVACDMPFLSPQLLTYLIQLRHEYDAVVPEVNRRLQPLHAVYNRTCLKPLKTLIERNQLAIYGLYNFINTRVVPQSTLARLATDLRSFDNVNTPDDLALAVQDMETT; this is encoded by the coding sequence ATGATCTCAGACGTAAGTATTGCCATCCTGGCGGGCGGGCAATCGCGCCGCATGGGTACGGACAAAAGCTTCGTCACGCTGAATGGCAAGACGATGATTGAGCGTGTGCTTGATCAGGTTTTGGCACTCGATCTGCCGGTTGTTATCGTTGCCAATCAGGTCGAGCGCTACTCGGATTTTGGCCTGCCAGTTTTCCCAGATGTGATAGAGGGGAAAGGCTCGCTGGGCGGCCTCTACACGGCGCTCTTTCACTCCAGCACCACATACACGGTATGCGTTGCCTGCGATATGCCGTTCCTATCTCCCCAGCTCTTGACGTACCTGATCCAGCTTCGGCATGAGTACGATGCAGTAGTGCCAGAAGTGAATCGGCGTCTGCAACCACTGCATGCTGTGTATAACCGGACCTGCCTGAAACCGCTCAAGACCTTGATTGAACGCAATCAACTGGCAATCTACGGTCTCTACAACTTCATAAACACGCGCGTAGTTCCGCAAAGCACGTTGGCACGACTGGCTACCGATCTGCGCTCATTCGACAACGTCAATACCCCTGACGATCTTGCGCTTGCAGTCCAAGATATGGAGACGACATGA
- a CDS encoding dimethyl sulfoxide reductase anchor subunit: MATQEWPLIVFTVVMQLAVGSFVILGGVHFFASRRNGIAEADKLSDRALLAIGPLVVLALIVTLLHLGNPLKAPGAITNLGTSWLSREIILGVTFAVGGALFAFMQWRKISTASIRNVLALLVAAVGLVLVFAMASVYQLRTVPAWNSLATPVSFFITTVLLGTLAIGAAFVIGYQRLQARGLDSEKVQFGILATTLRWVALISLVMVGLQFVVIPVYLASLAANASPAAASSIGIIINENGWLFAIRLLLIFLGAGIFSIFIYQSASSDNKIRIVSNLALLAFVLVLVSEVLGRYLFYASMVRVGI, translated from the coding sequence ATGGCAACGCAAGAATGGCCGTTGATCGTCTTTACCGTTGTCATGCAACTGGCGGTCGGTTCGTTCGTCATTCTCGGTGGCGTCCACTTCTTCGCAAGCCGGCGTAACGGTATTGCTGAAGCGGACAAACTGAGTGACCGCGCTCTACTCGCCATCGGTCCGCTGGTCGTGCTGGCGCTGATCGTCACCCTGCTGCACCTGGGCAATCCGCTGAAGGCGCCTGGCGCCATTACAAATCTCGGGACGTCCTGGCTGAGCCGTGAGATCATCCTGGGGGTCACATTTGCGGTCGGTGGGGCGCTGTTTGCCTTCATGCAGTGGCGCAAGATCAGTACCGCGAGTATCCGCAACGTCCTGGCGCTGCTGGTTGCTGCTGTGGGCCTCGTGCTGGTCTTTGCCATGGCGTCGGTTTACCAGCTGCGTACTGTTCCCGCGTGGAACAGCCTGGCAACTCCGGTATCGTTCTTCATCACTACCGTTCTGCTGGGGACGCTGGCAATCGGCGCTGCGTTCGTGATCGGCTATCAGCGGCTGCAGGCTCGGGGACTGGATTCGGAAAAGGTCCAGTTCGGCATTCTCGCCACAACTCTGCGCTGGGTTGCGCTGATTTCGCTTGTCATGGTAGGCCTCCAGTTCGTTGTAATTCCAGTCTATCTTGCCTCGCTGGCGGCGAATGCCTCACCAGCGGCGGCCAGCAGCATTGGAATCATCATCAACGAAAATGGCTGGTTGTTTGCCATCCGGCTACTGCTGATCTTCCTGGGTGCAGGCATCTTCTCGATCTTCATCTATCAAAGTGCATCGTCAGATAACAAGATCCGCATTGTCAGCAACCTTGCGCTTCTGGCGTTTGTGCTGGTGCTAGTGTCCGAAGTTCTGGGGCGGTATCTGTTCTATGCCTCGATGGTGCGGGTGGGCATCTAG
- a CDS encoding TetR/AcrR family transcriptional regulator has translation METPKRILSPEERRQRNHDEMTQNILAAAREVMRAQGVADLNLQEIARKVGMRAPSLYNYFPSKIAIYESLFAMGMQLYRQQYELVMEQYGATWQGLEKSMEGYLSFALENPELYQLLFERPVPGFHPSAEGLAEAAKLVEVGRRHTEAAIASGTLNSPFSAEVTTNLLIAIMHGLTAQHLANEPQLPSGSGRFGSLIPVFIHLLKKAWQHDSETQKRDD, from the coding sequence ATGGAAACGCCGAAGCGCATTCTCTCGCCGGAGGAACGGCGTCAGCGCAATCACGACGAAATGACCCAGAACATCCTTGCCGCCGCCCGCGAGGTCATGCGGGCACAGGGAGTTGCGGATCTGAACCTCCAGGAGATTGCGCGCAAGGTCGGAATGCGGGCGCCGTCGCTCTACAACTACTTTCCAAGCAAGATCGCCATCTACGAGTCGCTCTTTGCGATGGGCATGCAGCTCTACCGTCAGCAGTACGAGCTGGTGATGGAGCAGTACGGCGCAACCTGGCAGGGACTTGAGAAGAGCATGGAAGGATACTTGTCGTTTGCGCTGGAGAATCCCGAACTCTACCAACTGCTGTTCGAACGCCCCGTACCCGGTTTTCATCCGTCTGCCGAAGGACTCGCCGAGGCCGCAAAACTAGTCGAGGTGGGTCGACGGCATACAGAAGCAGCCATCGCGTCAGGCACACTGAATTCGCCGTTTTCGGCGGAAGTCACGACAAATCTCCTGATTGCGATTATGCATGGGCTTACGGCGCAGCACCTGGCCAATGAGCCGCAGCTTCCATCCGGTTCAGGTCGGTTCGGCAGCCTGATCCCGGTCTTCATTCACCTCTTGAAGAAAGCATGGCAGCACGACAGCGAAACGCAGAAGCGCGACGATTAG
- a CDS encoding maleylpyruvate isomerase family mycothiol-dependent enzyme, with protein sequence MQRVQTSTSMTASPVQHGAAIPALTRHEAKGMSAEELRRFTVLIESLSDADWGQPTACTLWTVKDIVAHQAAHVLSFTSLSSFLSQVSPARTRPYTQKGMSFLDAMNQAQVDLRISRSPVELIAEIRDASDRSLKGRDRIPGFLRAPVLPMPGLDQPRSLGYLFDIIYTRDMWMHRLDICRAIGRAMPQDSTHDRRTVALIVRDLALKSKQGLQGRSAILTLVGAAGGSYRIGSDAAPTTTIEMDALEFCVLTSGRDKAADILAGAHATISGDVEFGRAVVEFSENRVLF encoded by the coding sequence ATGCAGCGGGTTCAGACTTCCACGTCAATGACAGCGTCTCCGGTTCAGCATGGGGCAGCCATCCCTGCCTTAACTCGCCACGAGGCCAAGGGGATGAGTGCCGAGGAACTGCGCCGGTTTACTGTTCTGATCGAGTCGCTTTCCGATGCAGATTGGGGCCAGCCCACTGCCTGTACGCTGTGGACAGTAAAAGACATCGTGGCTCATCAGGCCGCCCATGTCCTCAGTTTTACGAGCCTCAGCAGCTTCCTTTCGCAAGTCAGCCCGGCCAGAACCCGACCCTATACCCAGAAAGGCATGAGCTTCCTGGATGCCATGAACCAAGCGCAGGTTGACCTGCGCATCAGCCGCAGTCCGGTTGAACTTATCGCAGAAATTCGAGATGCATCGGATCGCTCACTGAAAGGGCGTGATCGCATCCCCGGCTTTCTGCGCGCGCCTGTGCTCCCGATGCCGGGGCTGGATCAGCCGCGCTCGCTCGGGTATCTCTTCGACATCATCTATACGCGTGACATGTGGATGCATCGACTTGACATCTGCCGCGCAATTGGGCGCGCCATGCCCCAGGATTCCACCCATGACAGGCGCACCGTGGCGCTCATCGTGCGCGATCTCGCCCTGAAGAGCAAGCAAGGCCTGCAGGGTCGCTCGGCGATCCTTACACTGGTCGGCGCAGCCGGCGGAAGCTACCGGATAGGGTCTGACGCAGCGCCAACCACCACGATAGAGATGGATGCGCTGGAATTCTGCGTTCTAACGTCTGGCCGGGATAAGGCCGCCGACATCTTGGCCGGCGCGCACGCTACGATCAGTGGTGATGTCGAGTTCGGGAGAGCCGTAGTCGAGTTTAGTGAGAACCGGGTTCTGTTCTAG
- a CDS encoding TraR/DksA C4-type zinc finger protein — protein sequence MHDSGSVLPEALDTAEVLKLLLQKTAARHNHLCPRQVLGVRMGMLAGQLLELRLPQAEKRLLTLVETDGCFADGVAVATGCEIGHRTLRLIDFGKVAATFIDTQTHHSIRIAPHNESRRRAERYNDGTLSNWRAYLNAYQVMPDEELFTVERVNVQFSIDALVSEPGYRVNCGQCGEEIINHREILIDGHPLCRACAGQAYYSLCQEEYGELLSPIVLGSVT from the coding sequence ATGCACGACTCTGGTTCTGTGCTTCCCGAAGCACTAGATACGGCAGAAGTTCTGAAGCTGTTGCTGCAGAAGACCGCTGCCCGTCATAACCATTTATGTCCACGGCAGGTTTTGGGTGTTCGAATGGGGATGCTGGCCGGACAACTGCTGGAGCTCAGGCTGCCGCAGGCCGAGAAGCGGCTGCTGACGCTGGTTGAAACCGACGGCTGTTTCGCAGACGGGGTGGCTGTAGCGACTGGCTGCGAGATCGGTCACCGGACACTGCGCCTGATCGACTTTGGCAAAGTAGCCGCGACATTTATTGACACGCAAACGCACCATTCCATCCGCATTGCACCGCATAATGAGAGCAGGCGGCGCGCGGAGCGCTATAACGATGGCACTTTAAGCAACTGGCGCGCGTACCTGAATGCTTATCAGGTCATGCCTGACGAAGAATTGTTTACCGTTGAGCGTGTTAACGTGCAGTTTTCGATCGATGCGCTGGTGAGTGAACCTGGGTATCGGGTGAACTGTGGGCAGTGCGGAGAAGAGATCATCAACCACCGGGAAATCCTCATCGACGGCCATCCGCTGTGTCGTGCGTGCGCCGGGCAAGCATACTACTCGCTGTGCCAAGAAGAGTACGGCGAATTGCTTTCACCCATTGTATTGGGATCCGTAACATGA
- a CDS encoding molybdopterin-dependent oxidoreductase, whose amino-acid sequence MWLAREGHRYEATPFRLFLSALCGGNTVSNNAFLTDLITDTVLSRRCFMKWSAALGGTAALAASGIPAFAQGSEELAQNFGSTGQMFRTCCPAHNCGGRCPLVVTVQDGMITRIGSDDREYDEIDRPRVVACSRGKAYRRRQYHPDRLKYPMKRVGPRGSGQYERISWDEAIETVATQMQRIKEQYGNSAIFVPYGTGGGSQMMGAGTASRLMNLFGGRLNYYNNYSWAAIQRATPTVYGTQNTGNQRQDWLNSRYIIMWGWNPAEMMDGTNSAWFIRKARENGAKVIAIDPRRSLSVNALADEWIPIRPGTDTAMMSAMAYVMVTEELYDAEFVEKYTIGFDRSQMPEGYEDEESYKDYLLGTVDGIPKTPEWAESITGVPREKIIEIARDYATIKPGMLYQGYGMQRRAYGEQVVRAGCVLPALTGNVGIPGGWAGGMAFQAGGAGGPGFPGGTNPITASIPSYMFTDAVLRGTEMGPEDGVVGVEKLDNSIRMIYAVASNCMINQHGNSNRSAQILADETLCEFIVVHEQFLTSTAKFADILLPACTQFETYGLNGSWKYGEEALYGPKLVEPMFESKSDFQICAEVAERLGLGEAYTEGRDERGWIEYIMEQRKTNLPDFPSLQEFEDQNLGFYQRTVTEPIIAFKAFREDPVANPLETPSGKIEIFSPALFEMNNPEEIPAIPKYIQEWESPFGPEAAEYPLQAVNHHYMHRVHSTHHNVDWLDQAFPQRVFINPIDAQARGLQDGDVVKVWNDRGTIMTPVRLTRSIMPGVVDIPQGAWYLPDENGVDQGGCANTLTSERPTPLAFGNTQQTIMVQVAKA is encoded by the coding sequence ATGTGGTTAGCAAGAGAAGGACATCGCTATGAAGCCACGCCTTTCCGTCTATTTTTGTCAGCATTGTGCGGAGGAAACACTGTGAGCAACAATGCCTTTTTGACAGACCTGATCACGGACACCGTACTTTCACGCCGCTGCTTCATGAAGTGGAGCGCGGCCCTGGGTGGGACCGCTGCGCTGGCCGCCAGCGGGATCCCCGCATTTGCTCAGGGTTCCGAAGAACTTGCGCAGAACTTCGGTTCAACCGGTCAGATGTTCCGTACGTGTTGTCCAGCCCATAACTGTGGCGGGCGCTGCCCGCTGGTCGTGACGGTGCAGGACGGCATGATCACGCGCATCGGCTCGGATGATCGCGAATACGATGAAATTGACCGGCCCCGTGTCGTCGCTTGCTCTCGTGGTAAAGCCTACCGGCGCCGCCAATATCATCCTGACCGGCTCAAGTACCCGATGAAGCGGGTCGGCCCGCGCGGTTCGGGTCAGTATGAGCGCATCAGCTGGGACGAGGCAATTGAAACCGTCGCCACCCAGATGCAGCGCATCAAAGAGCAGTATGGCAACAGCGCGATTTTCGTGCCGTACGGCACCGGTGGTGGAAGCCAGATGATGGGTGCAGGCACGGCAAGCCGCCTGATGAACTTGTTCGGCGGACGCCTGAACTACTACAACAACTACAGCTGGGCCGCAATTCAGCGCGCTACACCTACGGTCTACGGCACGCAGAATACCGGCAATCAGCGCCAGGACTGGCTGAACTCGCGTTACATCATCATGTGGGGCTGGAACCCGGCCGAGATGATGGACGGCACGAACAGCGCGTGGTTTATCCGTAAGGCGCGCGAGAATGGCGCCAAGGTGATTGCGATTGATCCTCGCAGAAGCCTCTCGGTCAATGCGCTGGCCGATGAATGGATTCCTATTCGGCCCGGCACGGATACTGCGATGATGTCCGCTATGGCCTACGTCATGGTGACCGAAGAGTTGTACGATGCCGAGTTCGTCGAGAAATACACCATCGGCTTCGATCGCTCGCAGATGCCCGAAGGCTACGAGGACGAAGAAAGCTATAAGGACTACCTGTTGGGTACGGTCGACGGTATCCCGAAGACTCCCGAATGGGCGGAGAGCATCACCGGTGTACCGCGCGAAAAGATCATCGAAATCGCGCGGGACTATGCCACGATCAAGCCTGGTATGTTGTATCAGGGGTATGGGATGCAGCGGCGTGCCTATGGTGAGCAGGTTGTGCGGGCGGGATGTGTGCTGCCTGCGCTGACGGGCAACGTGGGTATACCCGGCGGTTGGGCGGGCGGCATGGCCTTCCAGGCCGGTGGCGCTGGCGGGCCGGGTTTCCCCGGCGGCACCAATCCAATCACAGCCTCTATCCCCAGTTACATGTTCACGGATGCCGTGCTTCGAGGCACCGAGATGGGGCCGGAAGACGGCGTTGTCGGCGTTGAGAAGCTGGACAACAGCATCCGGATGATCTATGCCGTTGCGTCAAACTGCATGATCAACCAGCATGGCAATAGCAACCGTTCGGCACAGATCCTTGCCGACGAGACGCTCTGCGAGTTCATTGTTGTCCATGAGCAGTTCCTGACATCGACCGCCAAGTTCGCCGACATTCTTCTGCCCGCGTGCACGCAGTTCGAAACCTACGGTCTCAACGGCTCCTGGAAATATGGCGAGGAAGCGCTGTACGGGCCCAAGCTGGTTGAGCCAATGTTCGAGTCTAAGAGCGATTTCCAGATTTGTGCTGAAGTCGCTGAACGCCTCGGCCTAGGTGAAGCCTATACCGAAGGCCGCGATGAACGTGGCTGGATCGAATACATCATGGAACAGCGTAAGACTAACTTGCCGGACTTCCCATCGCTTCAGGAGTTCGAAGACCAGAACCTTGGGTTCTATCAGCGGACCGTAACTGAGCCGATTATCGCCTTCAAGGCGTTCCGCGAAGACCCGGTGGCGAACCCGCTGGAAACCCCGTCTGGCAAGATCGAGATCTTCTCGCCGGCTCTGTTCGAAATGAACAATCCCGAGGAAATCCCGGCAATTCCTAAGTACATCCAGGAGTGGGAGAGCCCGTTTGGTCCAGAGGCCGCAGAGTATCCTCTCCAGGCCGTTAACCACCATTACATGCACCGCGTGCATTCCACCCATCACAATGTGGATTGGCTGGATCAGGCATTCCCGCAGCGCGTCTTCATCAATCCGATAGATGCCCAGGCGCGCGGGCTTCAGGATGGGGATGTCGTAAAAGTCTGGAACGACAGGGGTACGATCATGACCCCGGTCCGTCTGACTCGCAGCATCATGCCCGGCGTCGTGGACATCCCACAGGGTGCCTGGTACCTGCCGGATGAGAACGGTGTTGATCAAGGAGGCTGTGCAAACACCTTGACATCGGAACGACCGACACCACTAGCCTTCGGTAACACACAGCAGACCATCATGGTTCAGGTTGCTAAGGCATAG
- a CDS encoding carboxymuconolactone decarboxylase family protein — protein MTELPKPFAGFREDYPEIAQAYEALGNAAHSAGPLDDKARQLVKLALAIGAGLEGATHAHTRRALELEVTPDEIRHVALLSITTLGFPTAIRAITWIEDVISGR, from the coding sequence ATGACCGAGTTGCCAAAACCATTCGCTGGTTTCCGTGAGGATTACCCGGAAATTGCGCAAGCGTATGAAGCGCTGGGGAATGCCGCGCACAGCGCAGGCCCCCTCGACGATAAGGCGCGCCAACTTGTCAAGCTAGCCCTTGCCATCGGCGCGGGACTGGAAGGGGCGACCCACGCGCATACCCGCCGCGCCCTCGAACTCGAAGTGACACCCGACGAAATCCGCCACGTTGCGCTCCTCTCGATAACAACGCTGGGATTTCCGACTGCAATTCGGGCGATTACATGGATCGAGGACGTGATTTCCGGGCGCTAG
- a CDS encoding Rieske (2Fe-2S) protein yields the protein MSTNAVLAACGLLGLDGLRRYLSYSSEPAPLTEYVVGPASDYPLGSRTVLTRIPALLIHDQEGYSALSLVCPHLGCTVNDTDEGLVCPCHGSRFDAQGAVLRAPAREPLRVLRVEVTADDELRLILN from the coding sequence ATGTCGACCAATGCAGTGTTGGCGGCGTGTGGCTTGCTTGGACTGGATGGTCTGCGGAGATATCTGAGTTACTCGTCTGAACCCGCGCCACTGACCGAGTATGTGGTCGGGCCGGCCTCGGATTATCCGCTGGGGTCACGAACCGTTCTGACGAGGATCCCCGCATTACTGATCCACGATCAGGAGGGATACAGCGCGTTGAGCCTTGTCTGCCCGCACCTGGGTTGTACCGTGAACGACACGGACGAGGGGCTGGTCTGTCCCTGCCACGGATCACGTTTCGATGCACAGGGCGCTGTACTGCGTGCGCCGGCGCGGGAACCGCTGCGTGTGCTGCGCGTAGAAGTCACCGCAGATGACGAACTGCGTTTGATTCTCAACTAA
- a CDS encoding GAF domain-containing sensor histidine kinase — protein MAARIDSGTSVEDWLDGLVKISRRIARMEDVDNAFTEILPITRELIDSDTASLGLLESRDQLILKYQATERGCGQLQNEWIQSPELWKAITSACAYRHPEDTHSPEFRWPCKDAVYAVQAAAVVPLILDDSAIGVLWVGRYSRTSFTPADLARLGSLADQAVIALEHASMAARLQSLAVIEERSRIAREMHDSLAQILGYLGLEMQTLEALTLQGNREAVLAELKQARQIIKSAQVDVRGNILSLRTTLAGGVDLTESIQKYVDEFEVQTGIATRLIDDCDVALTLSPLAETQLVRIVQEGLTNVRKHARATSVDLCLAIRDQKLYVTLSDNGIGLQSTSSDGHFGLQTMRERAESVGGTLTISSVPAQGTTIALVLPLL, from the coding sequence ATGGCCGCTCGCATCGACTCCGGCACTTCCGTTGAAGACTGGCTTGATGGGCTGGTGAAAATCAGCCGCCGCATCGCCCGTATGGAAGATGTCGACAACGCATTCACAGAGATATTGCCGATCACACGCGAACTGATCGACTCCGATACCGCTTCGCTTGGACTACTTGAATCCCGGGACCAGCTGATCCTGAAGTACCAGGCAACAGAACGAGGATGCGGACAGCTGCAGAATGAATGGATTCAGTCTCCCGAGCTCTGGAAAGCGATCACATCGGCTTGCGCCTATCGGCATCCGGAAGACACCCATTCGCCGGAATTTCGCTGGCCATGCAAGGATGCGGTCTATGCCGTGCAGGCTGCAGCTGTCGTCCCGCTGATCCTCGATGACTCGGCGATCGGGGTACTTTGGGTTGGGCGTTACTCCAGAACATCGTTCACACCCGCCGACCTGGCGCGTTTGGGGAGCCTTGCCGATCAGGCCGTCATCGCGCTGGAGCACGCTTCGATGGCCGCGCGCCTTCAGTCCCTTGCGGTCATCGAGGAGCGTTCCCGGATTGCACGCGAAATGCACGACAGCCTGGCGCAGATTCTCGGCTACCTGGGTCTTGAGATGCAGACGCTGGAGGCGCTCACACTCCAAGGCAACAGGGAGGCAGTACTCGCTGAACTGAAGCAGGCCAGACAAATCATCAAGTCAGCGCAGGTGGATGTCCGCGGCAATATCCTCAGTCTGCGTACCACGCTTGCCGGCGGTGTCGATCTTACCGAATCGATCCAGAAGTATGTCGACGAATTTGAGGTTCAGACCGGTATCGCAACCCGTCTGATTGATGATTGCGATGTCGCGCTTACACTCTCTCCGTTGGCCGAGACCCAACTGGTACGAATCGTCCAGGAAGGGCTGACCAATGTCCGCAAACACGCGCGGGCCACGTCTGTCGATCTGTGTCTGGCGATCCGCGATCAGAAGCTGTATGTCACACTCAGCGACAACGGAATTGGACTGCAATCCACCTCGTCAGACGGTCACTTTGGCCTGCAGACGATGCGCGAACGCGCTGAAAGCGTTGGCGGCACCCTGACGATCTCCTCTGTGCCGGCACAGGGTACGACCATCGCATTGGTTCTTCCACTCCTCTAG